One genomic region from Yarrowia lipolytica chromosome 1C, complete sequence encodes:
- a CDS encoding uncharacterized protein (Converted to coding from non-coding YALI0C09702g, no similarity frameshift) has protein sequence MEGPVKTPDSYTVKQVVGYLDLTAPTGEFLVYKWRPSFELTEITGTAKVQTTPNQPAAAQKQRESRILPPFPHSAALLDIPGRWLAYCCDAPDLDRVPGRLLERVLESLSMTAVSSLKSLFAAGSRHYWGYGSPQTAPPPTRQV, from the coding sequence ATGGAAGGCCCTGTCAAAACGCCAGATAGCTATACAGTCAAACAAGTTGTCGGTTATCTAGATTTGACGGCTCCTACAGGCGAGTTTTTGGTGTACAAGTGGCGACCAAGTTTCGAACTGACCGAAATCACCGGCACTGCAAAGGTACAAACAACACCGAATCAGCCTGCGGCGGCGCAGAAGCAGCGCGAATCCAGAATTCTACCTCCGTTCCCACACTCGGCTGCCTTGTTGGATATTCCAGGCAGATGGTTGGCGTATTGTTGTGATGCTCCGGATCTCGACCGTGTACCAGGACGTTTGCTGGAGCGAGTGCTTGAGTCGCTATCCATGACTGCCGTCTCGTCGCTCAAGTCGCTGTTCGCAGCAGGCTCCCGGCACTACTGGGGCTACGGGTCGCCGCAGACAGCACCGCCACCTACAAGGCAAGTCTGA
- a CDS encoding uncharacterized protein (Compare to YALI0C09735g, similar to uniprot|P40185 Saccharomyces cerevisiae YIL051C MMF1 protein mitochondrial precursor (Maintenance of mitochondrial function 1) (Isoleucine biosynthesis and maintenance of intact mitochondria 1)): MSSAPFRALFRSRPVLPTTLTPRTESLCQHRATAYLRYKYYKPFHLRPLSYTRQINMSAVPFNTDKAPKPVAAYSQAVKAGGFLYVSGQVPLKPDGSKHEGSLQEQTVQVLENLKNIIVEAGSSWDKIVKVTIYVTDMGKFGEINEVYAKYFDQHRAARTTIGVAALPLGFQVEMDAVVLE, translated from the exons ATGTCCAGCGCCCCATTTCGAGCCCTCTTCCGATCCAGGCCGGTCCTTCCCACTACCCTAACCCCGCGCACTGAGTCACTTTGCCAGCACCGAGCCACCGCATATCtcaggtacaagtattatAAACCCTTCCATCTCCGACCTCTCTCCTACACCCGTCAAATCAACATGTCTGCCGTTCCCTTCAACACCGACAaggcccccaagcccgTGGCCGCTTATTCCCAGGCCGTCAAGGCTGGAG GCTTCCTCTATGTCTCCGGACAGGTCCCCCTCAAGCCCGATGGATCCAAGCACGAGGGCTCTCTGCAGGAGCAGACCGTCCAGGTGCTGGAGAACCTCAAGAACATCATTGTCGAGGCCGGCTCCTCCTGggacaagattgtcaagGTGACAATCTACGTGACCGACATGGGCAAGTTTGGCGAGATCAATGAGGTCTACGCAAAGTACTTTGATCAGCACCGGGCTGCCCGAACCACCATTGGTGTTGCCGCCCTTCCTCTTGGCTTCCAGGTCGAGATGGACGCCGTTGTTCTCGAGTGA
- a CDS encoding uncharacterized protein (Compare to YALI0C09757g, weakly similar to uniprot|P53540 Saccharomyces cerevisiae YNL126w SPC98 spindle pole body component, similar to Saccharomyces cerevisiae SPC98 (YNL126W); ancestral locus Anc_2.144), giving the protein MDHRDALDWLLNEILPRDPVLSLADYDEILNHVHDMVWAGHTNGPEYDEVLLRVQRAAPEYLPGVNNFLNVISVLLEQFGNGPALVDPLERLKDRLQGGGLSVLEEVLGEINGDHKKTQNQQQQQQQQQQAAKMSRDNTSTTMDPLQDPWSTPLLLDVPYIIQGLHTKSYEWTAEGIEMDKNMPIQLVSLVSEALEPALLYRQIREYLDTPTSGLTAQALKGVVEQELRNYLGVVSVLESEIRNKGDVTLRRCVLLLKEATLALRVLFGLLRDCSGLLGGQILSVVYKLTFDGEETVSKFASRILILISASWNGILRQWLSHGVLNDPYGDFFVTFRTSESDAEYQELIRQGKGGDRSGLFTFDKSNIPEYIPEKVAKQIFATGKSLYFVRVDCGLANWVERRKVELTAEEITDLRVCGSLKKLVDSIYQEVVSYLNTVLRDKFHLDDHLQGIKSYLLIGQGDFFQTLLDNISPTLARPSNTLFRHDLTSALEASIRESNARFDKEWVLRNLDARILELGHGALGWDVFTLEYHLQPPLEGILMGSMEKKSYLRIFNFLWRIKRVSHALNNGWRRMRIQSFANPQNSLSTIWPSLRLAMAQMIHFINELQYYIIFEVIETSWTKLQHKLVTQVTVDELQNLHQQFLQDIMSKGLLHTDNLVADLHSLLKHAIKMSGLVDGVFEIQYQILTGADGDYDDRLETLSEQIALVQRGFEQGVVSLLRVLRTVRDEDVQFLTTRLDFNGYYHSSV; this is encoded by the coding sequence ATGGACCATCGAGACGCGCTGGACTGGCTGCTGAACGAAATCCTGCCGCGGGACCCGGTTTTGTCGCTGGCGGACTACGACGAGATTCTGAATCACGTGCACGACATGGTCTGGGCGGGCCACACCAACGGCCCCGAGTACGACGAGGTGCTGCTCAGGGTCCAGAGAGCGGCGCCTGAGTACCTGCCAGGTGTCAACAACTTTCTGAACGTGATCTCCGTGCTGCTGGAACAGTTTGGAAACGGCCCGGCGCTGGTAGATCCACTGGAAAGACTCAAAGACAGACTGCAAGGCGGCGGATTGAGtgtgttggaggaggtgctggGGGAGATCAATGGAGATCACAAGAAGACACAAaatcaacagcaacagcaacagcaacagcagcaggcgGCGAaaatgtcacgtgacaacaCTTCGACGACCATGGATCCACTCCAAGATCCGTGGTCGACTCCTCTACTACTGGACGTGCCCTACATCATCCAGGGACTGCATACGAAATCATACGAGTGGACTGCCGAGGGCATTGAGATGGACAAAAACATGCCGATTCAGCTCGTGAGTCTGGTGAGTGAGGCGCTGGAACCAGCGCTGTTGTATAGACAGATTAGAGAGTACCTAGATACTCCTACATCTGGTCTGACGGCTCAAGCTCTGAAGGGGGTGGTTGAGCAGGAGTTACGCAACTATTTGGGggttgtttctgtgttgGAATCTGAGATTCGCAACAAGGGCGATGTGACTCTCCGTAGGTGTGTTCTTTTGCTGAAAGAGGCCACTTTGGCGCTACGTGTTTTGTTTGGTCTACTTCGCGACTGTTCGGGGCTATTGGGTGGCCAAATTTTGAGCGTGGTGTACAAATTGACGTTTGACGGTGAGGAAACCGTGTCCAAGTTCGCCTCCCGAATCCTCATTCTCATTTCGGCCTCTTGGAACGGTATTCTTCGGCAATGGCTGAGCCATGGAGTGTTGAACGATCCCTATGGCGACTTCTTTGTCACGTTCAGAACGTCCGAATCCGACGCTGAGTACCAGGAGCTCATCAGACAGGGTAAAGGAGGCGACAGGAGCGGGCTGTTCACGTTCGACAAGTCCAACATTCCCGAGTACATACCGGAAAAAGTTGCCAAACAGATTTTCGCGACCGGAAAGTCGCTCTATTTTGTGCGAGTGGACTGCGGCTTAGCCAACTGGGTCGAGAGACGCAAAGTCGAGCTGACGGCCGAAGAAATCACCGATCTACGCGTCTGTGGGTCGCTCAAAAAGCTCGTGGACTCCATTTATCAGGAGGTGGTGAGTTACCTCAACACTGTGCTTCGCGACAAGTTCCATCTGGACGATCATCTCCAGGGCATCAAGAGCTATCTTCTGATTGGCCAGGGAGACTTCTTCCAGACATTGCTGGACAACATTAGCCCTACTCTGGCGCGTCCAAGCAACACGTTGTTCAGACACGACCTCACATCTGCTCTGGAGGCGTCGATTCGCGAAAGCAACGCGCGGTTTGACAAGGAATGGGTTCTGCGAAACCTGGACGCCAGAATCCTCGAGCTGGGACATGGAGCTCTTGGATGGGACGTGTTCACTCTCGAGTACCACCTACAGCCGCCGCTGGAGGGGATTCTGATGGGGtccatggagaagaagtccTATCTTCGAATCTTCAACTTTTTGTGGCGAATCAAACGCGTTTCGCATGCGCTCAACAATGGCTGGAGACGCATGCGAATCCAGTCCTTTGCCAACCCGCAGAACTCGCTGTCGACAATCTGGCCTTCGCTGCGGTTAGCCATGGCCCAAATGATCCACTTCATCAACGAGCTGCAATACTACATCATTTTcgaggtgattgagacGAGCTGGACCAAGCTACAACACAAGCTGGTGACCCAGGTGACGGTCGACGAACTGCAGAACCTCCACCAGCAGTTTCTACAAGACATTATGTCCAAGGGTCTGCTACACACCGACAATCTGGTGGCCGATCTCCATTCGCTGCTCAAACACGCCATCAAAATGTCGGGACTTGTGGACGGGGTGTTTGAGATCCAGTACCAGATTCTGACCGGTGCCGACGGCGATTACGACGACAGATTGGAGACACTGTCTGAACAGATTGCTCTGGTTCAGAGAGGGTTCGAGCAGGGGGTGGTTTCACTGCTGAGAGTGCTGCGAACGGTGAGAGACGAAGATGTGCAATTTCTGACCACGCGTCTGGATTTCAACGGATACTATCATAGCAGTGTGTGA